Genomic DNA from Coffea arabica cultivar ET-39 chromosome 7e, Coffea Arabica ET-39 HiFi, whole genome shotgun sequence:
TCCTAGATAGACCTGGTCCTCCCAGTATGAGCCGAGGAGTTGGCAAATAAGTCACATATGGATACAAGGAGAATGGATTATTCTTTCTTCAGATTcacttctttctcttctttggggGCTGCAGAgcttcttcctcttcatcgtCTTCCTCTTCCTCGTCCTCTTCCTCGACAACTTCCTCTTCACCTTCTTCACcaccatcttcttcttcatcaccaCCGTCGTCATCATCGTCGTCGTCGTCGTCTTCATCTTGGTCATCTTCGCCATCATCgtcgtcatcatcatcatcatcctcaccaTTCTCTTCCGCCCCACCTGATCCTCCTCCTGCACCTGGACCCTTCTTAGGATTGCTCTTGTTATTGTTGGGGTTGCTGCCAAAATCATCCCCATCTTCAGACGACAAGTCCTCCTCACCTTCACCgtcatcctcatcatcatcgTCGTCATCCTCACCATCGCCCCCCTCTGCATCAAGTTGCTTGCATGGGCAGTAGGTTTCAGTGTCTCCTCTCATTTTGGGCTTGTTTCTTAGCAGATTGAGGTACTCCTGTTAAACAGATCAATACAACGATAAATTTCCAAACATGGTCGACTTACATCGGATCAAGTCTCGATCGTAAGAAACAAAGATACAAAATATACCCTCCAATTCAAATGGGTAGATTCATCAACAAACACAGCAGTTAAATTCTCAACCACCCTTCTCCCAACAAGAAATCAGCTTAAACCTTGCAATACCTTTATTGCTGAACACGTGGGAAGTGTATTGTGGTATTTTTAACTTTCACCAACAAGGAGAATATTCCATGTCTTGGCACCCACTAAAACTACTTTTGACTCGTTCTAGTATAAAAGAAACGACAAAACAAGATTGTTTCATAAGCAAAACGAATAGGGCCTACTAGGGAGTATCACAACACCATTGTCCAATACTCCAAGCTCCCAACCATCTTTGGTCTAACCATTAACACAACATAAATCATATTTATTTCCATATGCCCCATTTCAATTGAAAccgaaattaaaaaaaaaaaattgtagccTCACATTTGAGAATCTCATTCTAAAATCTCAAAAAGCTGGACTACATATCCTTTCTTTGATAACATCACAAGAATGTCCTCGTAGAGTAAATTCCCTTTATCTTTTACTATTGTTTTGTCACCATTTGAAGCCAAAATGTtaaaaataaagggaaaaaaagatttGTTTCTTGTTAACTCGTAGCCTATTAAAAATTTGCACCTTCAGACAAAAAAACGAAAACAAATTTTTATCGGATCAAAACAACAAGGGCTATACGTTATACACAAAAAGATTAATGGGCTATTCCTCCCacaaaaaggacaaaaaattgaggaaaaacaaaaaaccttCGAAGTTTACCATGACAAAAGTCATAAGCCTTAATAGTGGAAAAGTCTGCCGTCTAGACTAAAATACCcacaactaaaacaaaaaaaagaattgaagcAATAagatattataaaaaaaaacaaggatatCAAAAAGATCTAATTTtattctaagaaaaaggaaaacactAAAGAATTCACAAAGTAAATTCccaactaaaaaaaatttccacgTGCAGCagatctttttccttttcttttcttttcttttttggagcaAAATACTTGCTGCAGAGATACAGCTGCTAAActacaaaaaacaaaataaaataaaacagcACTTTAAAAATCGcccaaaagaaaattaaaaaaaaaaaaacagattaaCAAAGTCAACGCAGTGTAATTTACCTGCGTGAGAACAACGAGGGAAGTTTTGACCAAAGCCGAGACAACAGCTGCAGCTAATAAAACCACTGCTTCCCCGGCGCACGTTAGCACACCCGGATTAACGACGTTAAACGTCATCGTTTCGTCAAAACTACTAGCTAATATTTCCATTTCTTCAGTACGCTACAGTGCGAAAAATTAAACCTGCACGCGAATCACGGTAACCGTTAGATCTACACTTCCTTCACCCTCAACCGTCcgattttccttcaaaaaaacatatttttagTATTTTTCAACCCCAGAAGAACAGGGAGAAACAAAACTGTTTTAGTCAAATCATAAAAACAGTGATGAAGCAgtgaaaaaggacaaaaaactACTTTAAGCTGCAGAAATAGAAAATCAATATCAAAATAATAGCGAATCTAAATTTTC
This window encodes:
- the LOC113700349 gene encoding uncharacterized protein isoform X2, producing the protein MEILASSFDETMTFNVVNPGVLTCAGEAVVLLAAAVVSALVKTSLVVLTQEYLNLLRNKPKMRGDTETYCPCKQLDAEGGDGEDDDDDDEDDGEGEEDLSSEDGDDFGSNPNNNKSNPKKGPGAGGGSGGAEENGEDDDDDDDDDGEDDQDEDDDDDDDDDGGDEEEDGGEEGEEEVVEEEDEEEEDDEEEEALQPPKKRKK
- the LOC113700349 gene encoding uncharacterized protein isoform X1, with the translated sequence MEILASSFDETMTFNVVNPGVLTCAGEAVVLLAAAVVSALVKTSLVVLTQFSSCISAASILLQKRKEKKRKKICCTWKFFLEYLNLLRNKPKMRGDTETYCPCKQLDAEGGDGEDDDDDDEDDGEGEEDLSSEDGDDFGSNPNNNKSNPKKGPGAGGGSGGAEENGEDDDDDDDDDGEDDQDEDDDDDDDDDGGDEEEDGGEEGEEEVVEEEDEEEEDDEEEEALQPPKKRKK